A window of Oryza glaberrima chromosome 2, OglaRS2, whole genome shotgun sequence genomic DNA:
ATCTTGACCTGATATTTCCAGTGTACTATCAGCTTGATGGCACTATTATGATTAGCATGACAATACATAACACTCGTTAGTATTGTTCCAGATTCCAAAATTGCCAGATATAGATCCGGTTCTCCAAAAGAACGCACAAATTGCTTGCAACATCATGGACCGGGTACCGATAAGTGAGCTTGCTGGCTGAAAGTATGTGAAGTCTGTAAGTACCACATTGAATGTGAAATCTGTAAGTACCAcattgaccatttgttttaggTAGGCAATTCTTTGTTGTATCATGCACATGCAGTTATCAAATTGACAGAGATCATTTTCCAAGCGATTCTTGATATCCTTGTATCAAATTTTGTACAAGTTTCTAAACAAAAATCTATCCACGTTCTTATACTACTTATATGAAGCAATGGAGAAAATAATCAACACAAATAATGTATTATGTACAGTCTGCTTCTAACCTATACCTCCAAAAAACAACCAATGTAAACAATCATCATTTACAGTTACACGTCTCCATTCATTCTATTCCTCGTCACTACTTGAATCAGAGTCTGCATTGTCCTTCATAAAATGTGCCGGCAAGTTGGGGAATCTTGGCATGACCCTCTTCCTTTTGCTATCTACCTCTTCCGGTGGTTTCTGAGCCGGTGCTGGTGCGTCATCAGCTGCCCCCTTGGTTGTGGCCGCTGGGGCCGCCGGTTGTGATGATGACGGTGGTGGTGTTGGCTTCTTTTGCTGCTGCAATTTCCTCTTGATGTCTACACATGCCTGATCAACCATCCCCAGGAAGTCCCTAACTATGATGAACAGCTGGAGGGGATGTGAATTCTTGTCCTTGGTGGCACCAGTATGGTAGTACTCCGTTGTCCGCTGCACCAGTTCAAGCACTTTCTCCTGGTTTCCTTTTAGTTCATTCAGTTCTTGTTCTGCAGCCTTCACAAATCCTCGCAACCCTCTTGCGAATCCATCGTCCCCATAGGTCTCCAAGAGCTTCTTGGTACCTGCCAGCCGGTTGCCCAGAATTGCGCACTCGTTGACAACAGTGTCATAGTCCACCAGTGCCGCCTTCTTCACATTGGCAAACTCAGTGCTGAGACCTCCAACAATCGGTAGCCCGAGGTTCAGGTATTCATTTTGCCTCTCCTCCCGTGATGGACCCTGACTTGTGGAGCTTGCTGCTGGGTTGCCACCATCGGTGCTCTTGGCAAGGCTGCCAGAGCGTCGAAGACTGTAGTTGCGGTTGATGGCTAGACGCTTCCCCTCTGAACGCACAACCTCCTCAATGACAAAGTGGAGCAAGGTGGTGCTCCCGTCTGTGCTCTTCACATCAGAAAGCTTGCGGAGTGCAGTAAGGTTGAAGGCCTGTGCATTACCGCGTGCTGTCCCAGCATTCATCCGATTGCCTGCCTTGAGCACAGCCTCGAGCAGTTTGAAGAACAGCCCCTTTGTCCTCAGCTCCTGGCTTGCCATCTCAAGAGTCCGGAGTGACTGCTTGAGCTGTGCAACCTCAGCAGCATAGTTTGCCTTGAAAAGCAGTGCATTGACGCGTGCAAATGGGCTGGGCACATCAAGGAGGAGCCGGAGTAGGAAGAACTCCGCTGGAGCAAGCCTGTCGGGGTTCCCAGAGAACTTCAGAAGTGTGTTCTCCTCTTCCTTGGAGATGTTGAGCCGAGACAGCTTCTCAAGGACCTCCGTGCTGAGCTCGGTATGGCCGTTTAGGAGGGCGTCAATGATTTCCTCTCGCCCCACAGTGAGGGACCGGAGGATGATGGAAATGTTGTGCGACTTGCGTGGCTCAAGCAAGAATATTTGCTCTGGCGAGTTCGAGCGTCCGAGGCCAGCTGAGGTGCTGCCACCAGAGGCATCCTTGGAGTCTGCAGGCTTTGTCTTGCGGTTTACCGCGGCGGTGCCAAACAGTGCCTCGATGATGCCTTCATCCAAGCTAGAAACAGAACAAAATAACTTAGTTAGAATTGTTCAGATGAGTAAAAAGATTGAGAAACACCGGTAATCAGTTTTTTCAAGCAATAGCATCACATTCAAgccatataaaaaaaagtaaatttacATACTGTAGTATCCATTATCAATATGGGCCACGCCTATATTCATTTGGCTATGAATCCCTTATCTTTCGGAGGGACTCTCATGGCAATTGGCAGGTGATTGTCCAGTGGCGCAAGCGGACAAAGACAAAGGGTGCCTGTCTTGCCTAAGTTGAATGTGTCCTGCGTTCACATCCTTTTACTGAATTCCTATCATTGTTTTCTAATGAGGCCAAAGTGAATTCCCGTCCCCATCAAGATTTATTATAGACTGACCTTGTTCACCTCATGGAATGACTAAACCATAATTTCCCAGCATGCACCATGATTCCGACTAGAAAGTGTCTACTAGAGCAATTTTACCTAAGAAGACATAGTAGTTCAAAAGAAAGGAGTACTATGATTTAAAAAGCTAATCTTGTAGTACCAAACAACTATATTTGAGTATGTCAAGCTTAGAAATGTTCCTTTTCCTGTTCAATGAGAAAGCATGCTACACTGCTACGCCAACTCGTATACTTGTTCCACGAAATCCCGTGTACCCATTCCCCTTGCCCATGTAAGCCAAAAGAAGTCACGCCCATCAGATAAAACCAAAAGCAGCCATCCGTCCCTGTCGCGGGCTCGTGGCTTTGTATGTAAAGCGCCCTTAATCAACAGAAAATCAACAGAAAATGTAAAGCGCCTCCAGAAAGAGCATACGCGCACAGAAAAGGCAGCAGGATTTGGGCGCCCTTCCGATGATGCTGCGACGTGATTCCACCGAAAAAGCGACATGAAACTACGCTATACTAGTCTGTGATCCCATCTAAGAATGTCCACCTGCTTTGCACGATCTGAGATCATACCTTTTCATGCCAACTGCGCCATTCTGCACAGTGACAACTAAAAATGCAAGTGAAATATCCTAGGTTTATGCCTTGGTTGATCTGTATGACATTCCTATCTGAAGTGCAACTTTGTACTCTGTATGTTCAGCTGAATAGTAGAGTACTCTGCTCCTACCAACTAGGAGTAATAAACATTCACACTAGCAGTATGCACAAGAAGCACCTAAAGATAATAAACATCTGTACCTACGGCGATAGTACTATACTACCGTATTCTTTCAGTTCAGGAGTACTAAAAAGTACACAGAAATGAAAATGAGAAGAGGAGCTTACTTGAATGAGCCGCCGGTGATATTGTCCCACACCATGGAGTGATCGGTGGCCGCCACATTGACCTTGTCCCAATGCAGCGGCTTCAGCTTCGCCTGCTGATCCGCGGAACCGGTTGGGacgcccggcgccgccggcggcctcgacGAGCCTCccttcggcggcggtggaggcggcccaCCTTTCTTTCctcccggaggaggcggcggcggcggggacgggcctttgggcggtggcggcggaggtgggcctttggcaggtggcggcggaggcgggcctttgggaggtggtggcggaggtGCGGCTttaggcggcggcggtgggggtggcGCCGCGGCTGCTGGTttgggcggtggcggtggcggcggcgcgggtgacgcgacggcggcggcggcgatagaTTGCGGTCGTGATGGGCTTTCCCTTCCAGGCGGCAGTGGCAGCGATGGAGATGGTGAGGCTGGTCGGGCGGCAGGGGCTGGTGCCGGAGATGGGGACGGACGGGGTACCGAGCTGACGGCGGTGAtcgccggcgtcgacggtgGCCGCGCGtacgcctcggcggcggccacaGAGAAGGACGAGGTGGAGCCGGCGCTGGGCGCGTACAGCGACTCGTCAAACTCCGCGGACGCGGAGTCGAGGGAGCCCCTCGGTATGAGCGGCTCCTGATCTATCCTGTTCTTCCtcgaccgcggcggcgacggagccgaCGACTCGTGGGCATCCTGCCTCCTCTCCGCGCGGTacggccggggcggcggcggctgcggtggacGCCGGCTCGCCGGGggcttcctccccctcccgccgtcgccctccttcTCGAACTCCCGCCAGTATATCGCGTCGAGGCCGTTCTCGTCCACCATGTTGCCCCGCGCCGGCCGCTTCGGCTCCCTCTCCGGCCGCTTCCCGGTGAGCGCGCCGCCCTGCGCTCCACCATAATGCTGCCCGGCCCCGCCCGCTTCGGTGAGCTCCCTCTTCTTCCCGTGCCGGAGGAACAGGAAGAAGGCGAGGCCCGACACCGCGAAGCTGCTCAGCGCCGTGCTCACCACGGCCACGGCGATGTCGCTCCGCTTCCCCGacgacgaaggcggcgacgacgacggggtgGCCGTAGGCGTGCCGGGGGACGGAGACGGCGAGgtgatcggcggcggcgtggcgaagGCCGGCGTCCGGGTGGACGGGAACCTCGTCTGGATGTTCTGCCcctgcgccgcggcgagcggggcgacgccgacgaggaggaggaggaggaggaggaataggGGGAGAGGAgtcggagacggagacggagccAGAGCCATCGCTGCGGCGAAATGGAAAGTGACGGAGATGAGGCGAGGCGGTAGGATTGACTTAGCGGAATCGATGGGTTGAGCTTATCGTTGAGCTGGGCTGCGTCGCGTCGCGTGGCGTACGTTTGACCTGGCCGGGTTGGGGGTTGGTTGTTTACTTGGTCGGGCGCCGGACGAGGGAGGACGGCTCATGGTTGGGTACTTGGGATGGGTCGTTGGGtgggaagagaagagaatggaagggaagggaagggaagacGCGTTGTTGCTGTGGAGGAAGGAAAggagcggagcggagcggaggcgaggcggaaaccgcgcgggcgccgcctccgccgccgtgtgACTGGGGAAGGGTAGCTGTCGCATGCACTTTCTCCGCTTGCTTTCGTTGTTGGCTGCGGCCTGCGGGGACGCGGAACTGACGCGGCGGGGGTTCCGCGATCGGGGCCGTCCGTTACATGATCCGATGGACATGGAAAACGCGTAGGTCCTTGTAAAACCCTCCCTACCTCAAAAAGATCTGAAATTTAACAGGGCGACCCGGAGGTTAAGCTCTGAGCCACAGCAACAGTAATATCACTGTCTCTGGGACGCAAGCTGGACTCCTGTATAGGCCGAGGGAGAGTTCATCCAAGGCCACATGTTGACAGCACTAGCTGTAACCCTTTGTCTTATTGTAAAGCCAGGTGTTGAGTCGATATCGTCCGGCCAGGAATCACGTGCCAGATGGACAGCGGTCGAATTGTTTTGCTCCGCGCCTGCACCTATACTTTAAACTGGCTGGCAGCGACCAGCGACATTGAGCTGGTACATCGATCGCCGGCCAAGGCCAAAAACCCAAACTCCAAAATGTACCGACCGTAGCCGGACGTTACCTTCTCCGTGGCCGTAGCTGAACCCGAATCTTTTCGGTTTCTGAAACGAACGAGCTGGAAGAGCGGAAGAACTAATCAGGAcccgcaccaccaccgccacgccgAAAAGTTGGCCGCTCGCACTTGCTTCGCTGTGTCTCCGCGTCCGTCTCCCTGTTGCGGGGGACAATGGACGACTACCAGAAGAAGGGACGCGCTTGCCGAAGTGCTGCAGTGGCGTGCTCGCTCCAACGGTCTACACCCGCCTTGCTAATGCGGTCGGTGATCACACGCTCGTCACGTAGACGCAGACGCGGGTGGGGTACTGCTAATGcgcagcgatcacccgccctcccctccccctataTCCGATTCCTCCTCTTCTCACCTTTCCTcctcataaaaattttaaaaaaacaaaagttagaaaaatgtatgtatagaaatactatatataaaaaatttgaattcaaattcaaatttgaattgggtatgtaaacttttgacttataaactttggatctataaattttagaggtatataaatactatatatagaaaatatttaaattcaaatttgaatttgaatttgaattagatataatttaaattcaaatttaaaacgggtatataaacttttgacttataaactttaggtatataaactttaaatctataaactttagatgtatagaaatactatatataaaaaaatatttgaattcaaattcaaatttgaatcggatataactcaaattcaaatttgaatcgggtatataaactttgggtctataaactttaggtgtataaactttagatgtatagaaatactatatataaaaaaatatttgaattcaaattcaaatttgaatcggatataactcaatttcaaatttgaatcgggtatataaactttgggtctataaactttaggtgtataaactttagatgtatagaaatactatatataaaaaaaatttgaattcaaattcaaatttgaatcggatataattcaaattcaaatttgaatcgggtatataaagtttttacttataaactttgggtctataaactttaggtgtataaactttatatgtatataaatactatatataaaaaatatttgaattcaaattcaaatttgaatcggatataaaaacttttgatttataaactttgggtctataaactttagatatgtaaactttaggtgtataaactttaggtgcataaatttactaaaatagaaaagtaatacggtgccaaaaaaaaaaagaaaaccacgtgaagaagaggggaaaaccGATCGCTCCTGGCGATCAATCGCCAACTAGGAGTTTCGGCAACGCACGCGGTTTTCCTCGTCATCTCTTGCCGCGCCGGCACCGCGCCCCCGCGCGCGCATCCGACGGGCCGGGCACCGCATGTAGCGCTGGCTTCCGGATTGACCCGGTCGCGGGCGCGGACAAGGCGAGGGAAAGCTGCGTGTGGAGGGGGCCGCCTAATGCGCGGGTGATCGCGTAGGATCACCGCGCACGATCAGTTTACATTCTCATGTGCAACTCTCATGTGCAACGGCTTAGTTTGTTTAGATTGTTGTAGTTAGTTTCTTCTTCCCGTGCACGTGTGTGTTTAGATTGGTTTTGATAACAAAATCAAAAAATtagtttgaaagaaaaaacaaattcaaattcaaatttaaatcgggtatgtaaaattttgacttataaactttgggtctataaactttacatgtatatagaaatactatataaagaaaatatttgaattcaaatttaaatttgaattggatataattcaaattcaaattttaaacggatatataaacttttttcttataaactttgggtctataatgtataaactttagatgtatataaatactatatataaaaaatatttgaattcaaattcaaatttgaatcgaatatataaacttttgacttataaactttaggtctctaaactttatatgtgtaaatttgaggtgaattcaaattcaaatttgaatcggatatataaacttttgacttgtaaactttgggtatataaactttagatgtatataaatactatatataaaaaatatttgaaattcaaattcaaatttgaatcagatatataaacttttgacttataaactttaggtctctaaactttatatgtgtaaatttgaggtgaatttaaattcaaatttgaatcggatatataaacttttgacttataaaatttaggtctctaaattttatatgtgtaaatttgaggtgtaaaactttaggtgcataaaattactaaaatagaaaagtaatgtggtgccgaaaaaaaataggaaagtaatgcggtgccaaaaaagaaaattgaggGAGGGGGGACCGAGCTAGGGCGATCGCTGGTAGCGATCGATCTTCCCTCAGCCTTTCCGCGCAGACGCTACCATCGCCGTGACGATATGAACCAATGGAATGCATATTGTTTCTTGGTTTTAGCCAACGTTATTTACTAGTATACTTTATTTCCCGCTAGAAAATGACTGATCCTGTGACTTGGCTTTATGACGGAAAGATACAGTAAGTTACTATAATCATCTAAGGTTTATTATCAACTACTATGAAACGAGACGAGATCAAATGTCAAATTGTTCGCAATAAACACACGTAACATATGCCAATGGCTGACCACGAAACAGGGGTACCACTGGCTGTACTAATCATCGGTTGGTA
This region includes:
- the LOC127761406 gene encoding formin-like protein 16 yields the protein MALAPSPSPTPLPLFLLLLLLLVGVAPLAAAQGQNIQTRFPSTRTPAFATPPPITSPSPSPGTPTATPSSSPPSSSGKRSDIAVAVVSTALSSFAVSGLAFFLFLRHGKKRELTEAGGAGQHYGGAQGGALTGKRPEREPKRPARGNMVDENGLDAIYWREFEKEGDGGRGRKPPASRRPPQPPPPRPYRAERRQDAHESSAPSPPRSRKNRIDQEPLIPRGSLDSASAEFDESLYAPSAGSTSSFSVAAAEAYARPPSTPAITAVSSVPRPSPSPAPAPAARPASPSPSLPLPPGRESPSRPQSIAAAAVASPAPPPPPPPKPAAAAPPPPPPPKAAPPPPPPKGPPPPPPAKGPPPPPPPKGPSPPPPPPPGGKKGGPPPPPPKGGSSRPPAAPGVPTGSADQQAKLKPLHWDKVNVAATDHSMVWDNITGGSFNLDEGIIEALFGTAAVNRKTKPADSKDASGGSTSAGLGRSNSPEQIFLLEPRKSHNISIILRSLTVGREEIIDALLNGHTELSTEVLEKLSRLNISKEEENTLLKFSGNPDRLAPAEFFLLRLLLDVPSPFARVNALLFKANYAAEVAQLKQSLRTLEMASQELRTKGLFFKLLEAVLKAGNRMNAGTARGNAQAFNLTALRKLSDVKSTDGSTTLLHFVIEEVVRSEGKRLAINRNYSLRRSGSLAKSTDGGNPAASSTSQGPSREERQNEYLNLGLPIVGGLSTEFANVKKAALVDYDTVVNECAILGNRLAGTKKLLETYGDDGFARGLRGFVKAAEQELNELKGNQEKVLELVQRTTEYYHTGATKDKNSHPLQLFIIVRDFLGMVDQACVDIKRKLQQQKKPTPPPSSSQPAAPAATTKGAADDAPAPAQKPPEEVDSKRKRVMPRFPNLPAHFMKDNADSDSSSDEE